Part of the Polaribacter sp. Hel1_33_78 genome is shown below.
TATTTTAAAAAAAAATCGGATTGTACTATAATTTGAAACTACATTAAATTAAGCTTATTTTTGTTTTGAATCATTACAATTTATTTATGAATTTATTATTAATTCCCTTGAAAAGAATACCTACATTATTATATTTTCTAGCTTTTCAATGCGCAACTTTTGCCCAAGAAACGATTGTAATTTTTGCTATTAATGATCCACACAGTGAAATAGAAAATTTCGCTAAAATCAAACCACTAATTGATGCTGAAAAAGCAAAAAATCAAAAAGTATATTTTGTAGCAGGCGGCGATCTTTTTTCAGGAAATCCGATTGTAGATTATCATCAAAATAAAGGATATCCAATGATTGACATGCTTAATAAAACTGGACTCGATGTAAGTGTTATTGGTAATCATGAATTTGATTATGGTCAAGCGATACTTAATGATCGTCTTGAGCAAGCAAATTTTCCTTTTATTTGTGATAATGTCTCTGGAGGAACCGGTAAATTAGGCGATATTCAGGGAAGTACAATTATAACAAAAGATGATTTTTCAATTGCATTTGTAGGTGTCGTAGAAACAGGTAGTCCAGGAGGATATCCATTAACGCATCCAAAAAAAATTCAAGGTTTATCTTTCACAGAAGGCTTAGATAGTTTTGAAAATTACAAAGATCTTAAAGTTAGTGATAATGTTGACTTAATCGTTGCTCTTACGCATTACGGAAGCTATAAAGATGAAGAAATTCTTGAAACCTACAATTTTGTAGATTTAGTTATCGGTGGTCATAATAACCAGGAGTATGGTGTTGCACATGCGAACGGTTATAAAGTAATGTCTGGTGTAAATTTAGAAAAAATTTCAAAAACTACTTTAACCGTAACTAATAAACAAATAACAAATTTTGAATTTGAACTCATCAATTTATCAAATTCTAGTTTAGCTTTAGACAATGCTTTAGCAGAAGACATTGATGGGTATTTTAATAACCCGAGCTTTTATACAAATATCGGTTCTTCTGTATCGACATTAACAAAGACCTCAACAGGTTGTTTTTATACAGATGCTCTAAAAGTAATTTCTGATTCAGATATGGTGATACAAAATTTTGGAGGTATTAGAGATAAAATCTATGAGGGTATAATTACACCTTTTTCTATTTACTCGATAGATCCATTTGGTAATGGATTTGACACCTATACAATGAGTGTTACAGCACTTAGAAACTTTTTAAATGAATACCCATCCAGTTTTAGCTATTCATTAGACACAAGTTTTAAAGTTTCAAAGAACCAAAACAATGAATTTATCTTTTTTAAAGATGATATTTTGCTTCAAGACAGTAGTCAAATAACCTTAAGTCTTAATGACTATATATCTAGTGTATATCCAAACTTATTTCCAACAACCCCTAGCTATTCATTTCCCCTAACCACAGCCGATTATTTAATTGAATATTTAACGAATCATACAGACCAGCCAATCGATTACCTAAACTGTAATCAAAAAAATAACACATTAAATATTAATGAAATCGTTCATGAACCTATTATAAAAATATATCCATCATACATTGAAATTAATTCGGAGGAAGATAATTTTAGTGGAGAAATTTATAATATTACAGGTCAGTTAATTTATAGATCTGTAAATTCAAATAAAATTGATATTCAATTTTTAGCAAACGGTATCTATTTATTTAAATTAAACTCGCGAAACGGCACTCAATTTAAAGTTCAAAGATTTCTGAAATGAATTTAAGGCCTTCTCTCCGATCTATAAAACTACAGTTTACAATGCTCCGAAGCGACTTATAAAACATTGGAAACTAAAGATTTTTTTTTGGAAAATTCATTGGCTAAATCTAATGAATGTATAAACTCCCGAAAACGTTACATCTAAAGAGATTAGATCTAGTAATACTCTAACTTGAATAATTGTGCAGAAACCTAAATGTAAAACCTTAATCATTCGAAACAGTTTTAAAAAGTTAAAATGAATTATTAAACATTCGATTTTCAAGTTCAAAAAAATCTTTTTTAGTAATTGTGATAAATTTTAAAAATTGAAAAACTACTTCTATTAACGTTATGAAATCCAAATAAAAAGAGACCATAAATGGTCTCTTTTTATTCCAAAATTTAGAGATAGTAGAAATATTATATAATATTCTATTAATCCTCGTTCATCCGATAATTAATTCAAAAAACAAGTTTTATTCATAGCCTTTTCCCTTTAAAACCAATTCATCTTGACCCTTTACAATTTTCATAAACTCTAAACTTGTCATCGGTTGACTAAACATTGGAAAATCTTTCTCAATAGCATTTTTATGTTCTTCCAAACTTAAACCCGCGCAACAATCTGTAAGTGTAATCACGTTATATCCGTTTTCATAAGCAGTGCGCATTGTAGACTCTACACAACAATTAGTTAAAAATCCTCCAATTGCTATATTTTTTATTCCTTTACTTCTTAAAATAAAACCCAAATTTGTGCTATGGAAACCACACAAACCACGTTTACCTTCTATTATTACTTCATTTTTTTGTGGAGTAAATTTTTCATGAATTTCAATACCCCAAGAGTTTTTTTGAAAAGCATTATTATCTACAATACCTTTTAAAATACCATAAGGATTACTCGTTAATTCACTATAGTTCTCAGTAAATGAAATTGGTATATGAATAACATGTACTCCCTCTTTTCTTGCTTTTTCAACTAGATCAAAAGTATTGGATAACATATTGGTCTCATCCATAACATTTTTTACTGCATCATGAAATATACCACCCTCTGTGGTAAAGTCATTTTGAAATTCAATTAAAATAATTGCTGTTTCGTCTTTCTTCATATTTTTAAAATTTAACTTTTACAAAAAGTATTTTATAATTTTAGATATTCACATTGCTAAACTAAATTTTATATTTAATTAAGAATGTCACAATCATAATGATTAATAGCACAATCTTCCCAATGAGTTTGGATTAATGTTCTTAAATTATTAAATTACACCATGAATAAAATCAAACCGCTTGATCTGACTCCAAATGCCAATGTAAATAAACTCATAGAGCAAAGGCGAGGTTTTAATTTTAACATGTGTGAGTTAAACATTTATGAGACAAGACAAAGAGTTTTAAATTTTCCTTTGAGCTTTAACGGTTTTACCATAACTTCAATGCTAAGAGGATCAAAACGGGTGCGTTTTAATGACCTAATATCTAGAGATTACAACCCGGGTAATACAATTATAGCGCCTGCTCATGAAAAATTAGAAATAGATTTCCCGGAAGCATCTTTTACGAATCCAACACAATGTTCAGCTTTGACGTTAGATGATAATTTCGTCAAGAAACAAATTAATGAATTTAATGAAAGTCTAGACGAAGGTACTTTCATAAAAAACTGGCAATTATTTGATAATGCCTGGTTATGTAATAATAATGAAGACTTTGTAAATATTAAAAAGAAAATAACAAGAATCGCAGCTTCAAAAAATCCTTTAAATAATTTACATCTTAGCATATTATTAAAAGAACTTTTACTTTGTGTGCTCAAAATGCAAAATATAAGTGAACTAAGAAAAGATGCAAAATTCAATACTAACAATAGCCCTTTTTCTGCAGTTATTAATTTTATTCAACAAAATATATATAAAGAAATCAATATAACAGATTTATTGAAAATTTCTACAATGAGTAAATCCTCTTTTTATAGAGCATTTGCTGAGGAGTTAGGTATTTCTCCCTATCAATTGATTATTGATGAAAGACTTAAAATTTCTAAAAAATTACTTCTCGAAGAAAAGTTATCGATAAAAGAAACTGCTTATGCATCTGGCTTCTCAAGCTCCAACTACTTCATTCGATTATTCAAAAAAAACGAGGGATTAACGCCTAAACAATTTTTGACCTCTAAATTAGTCCATCCTAAATAAACTTTAGAGTAATACAAAGTTTATTTTACTTCCGGTAAATTTTTGACTTAGTTTGGACAGAGAACTTTCAGATACTTGTAAAATTCTTGGATAACCACCTGTAACTTGACAATCTCTCATTAAAATAATTAATTTTCCGGAAGGAGTTAACTGCACTGTACCTGGTAAAACTGCTGATGTTAAAATAGATGGTAATTTATTTTCAATAATTTCATATAATTTATACCCCATTCTGTTATTTTCTTTTGAAATACTAAACTGATTTTCTACTATTTTTTTTTGTTGTTGGTCAGATAATAAGTAAAATTCAGGCCCTTTAGAACATTCAATATCGGTAGATTCATAATGACTTTTATTTATTTTAATCATCATATTTGAAGTTTCTGTAGTTATTTTTAGTTTAGAAATGGGTAAGATATCTCCAGACCTCAAAAGAAAAGTATTCGTAATATTTTTAAACGCACTTCTACTCCCCAACTTCCTATCAGATTGGAACCCATTTTTAACAGCCAGATAAGAACGAATGCCAAAATTCACTTTGCCAAAAGATAAAATATCGTTTTCTTGCACAATAATTTTAGAATTTAATAAAATAGGTTTCTTATTAATTTTTGGAGAAAAATTACCTCCAGAAATGCATATAACCGTTTTTGATAAAAACTGAAGTTTACAGCCTCCTAAAGTAATTTCTAAAACAGCACAATCTAAAGAATTGTTTAAAATTCTATTGGCTAAATCTGCTGAATAAGCATCCATTGCCCCTGAAACTGGAACCCCTAAAGAGGCAAAACCCCATCTTCCTCTATCTTGGATAGTTGTGTGGAATCCTGAATTTAAGACTTTAATCATTCAATACTGTTTTAAAAAGTTGAAATGAATTATCGGACACTAGATTTTCAAGTTTGAAAAACTCTTTTTT
Proteins encoded:
- a CDS encoding metallophosphoesterase, coding for MNLLLIPLKRIPTLLYFLAFQCATFAQETIVIFAINDPHSEIENFAKIKPLIDAEKAKNQKVYFVAGGDLFSGNPIVDYHQNKGYPMIDMLNKTGLDVSVIGNHEFDYGQAILNDRLEQANFPFICDNVSGGTGKLGDIQGSTIITKDDFSIAFVGVVETGSPGGYPLTHPKKIQGLSFTEGLDSFENYKDLKVSDNVDLIVALTHYGSYKDEEILETYNFVDLVIGGHNNQEYGVAHANGYKVMSGVNLEKISKTTLTVTNKQITNFEFELINLSNSSLALDNALAEDIDGYFNNPSFYTNIGSSVSTLTKTSTGCFYTDALKVISDSDMVIQNFGGIRDKIYEGIITPFSIYSIDPFGNGFDTYTMSVTALRNFLNEYPSSFSYSLDTSFKVSKNQNNEFIFFKDDILLQDSSQITLSLNDYISSVYPNLFPTTPSYSFPLTTADYLIEYLTNHTDQPIDYLNCNQKNNTLNINEIVHEPIIKIYPSYIEINSEEDNFSGEIYNITGQLIYRSVNSNKIDIQFLANGIYLFKLNSRNGTQFKVQRFLK
- a CDS encoding cysteine hydrolase; this encodes MKKDETAIILIEFQNDFTTEGGIFHDAVKNVMDETNMLSNTFDLVEKARKEGVHVIHIPISFTENYSELTSNPYGILKGIVDNNAFQKNSWGIEIHEKFTPQKNEVIIEGKRGLCGFHSTNLGFILRSKGIKNIAIGGFLTNCCVESTMRTAYENGYNVITLTDCCAGLSLEEHKNAIEKDFPMFSQPMTSLEFMKIVKGQDELVLKGKGYE
- a CDS encoding helix-turn-helix domain-containing protein, producing the protein MNKIKPLDLTPNANVNKLIEQRRGFNFNMCELNIYETRQRVLNFPLSFNGFTITSMLRGSKRVRFNDLISRDYNPGNTIIAPAHEKLEIDFPEASFTNPTQCSALTLDDNFVKKQINEFNESLDEGTFIKNWQLFDNAWLCNNNEDFVNIKKKITRIAASKNPLNNLHLSILLKELLLCVLKMQNISELRKDAKFNTNNSPFSAVINFIQQNIYKEINITDLLKISTMSKSSFYRAFAEELGISPYQLIIDERLKISKKLLLEEKLSIKETAYASGFSSSNYFIRLFKKNEGLTPKQFLTSKLVHPK
- a CDS encoding biotin-dependent carboxyltransferase family protein, whose protein sequence is MIKVLNSGFHTTIQDRGRWGFASLGVPVSGAMDAYSADLANRILNNSLDCAVLEITLGGCKLQFLSKTVICISGGNFSPKINKKPILLNSKIIVQENDILSFGKVNFGIRSYLAVKNGFQSDRKLGSRSAFKNITNTFLLRSGDILPISKLKITTETSNMMIKINKSHYESTDIECSKGPEFYLLSDQQQKKIVENQFSISKENNRMGYKLYEIIENKLPSILTSAVLPGTVQLTPSGKLIILMRDCQVTGGYPRILQVSESSLSKLSQKFTGSKINFVLL